In the Vibrio gigantis genome, one interval contains:
- the tolC gene encoding outer membrane channel protein TolC, which translates to MKKLLPLFISAAIGSLSSSAFADTLAEVYDQAKQNDPQLLRSAAQRDAAFEAVTSSRSSLLPQINLTANYDINRGDRSDMSNDNNQWGVGIGFSQELYQRSSWITLDTAEKTARQSDSAYAAEQQALILRTATAYFDVLRAQDNLEFVRAEKAAVARQLEQTKQRFEVGLSAITDVHDAQAQYDGVLADEVLAENTLTNSYEGLREITGQEHSQLSILDTDRFSASKSSESAAALVEQAEQKNLSLLAARISQDVAKDNISLASSGHLPSLTLDGSYGLSEQTDSSNSQNDYDADNLNIGLNLVVPLYTGGNTTSLTKQAEYNYVAASEDLEATYRSVVKDVRAFNNNISASIGALRAYEQSVVSAQSALEATEAGFDVGTRTIVDVLDSTRRLYDANKNLSDARYNYILSVLQLRQAVGTLSEQDIVDVNAGLKVASK; encoded by the coding sequence ATGAAAAAACTGCTTCCACTATTTATCAGTGCAGCAATTGGCAGCCTGAGTTCATCAGCTTTTGCTGATACGCTAGCTGAAGTTTACGACCAAGCAAAACAGAACGATCCACAACTTCTTCGTTCAGCAGCGCAGCGCGATGCCGCTTTTGAAGCAGTAACGTCAAGCCGTAGCTCTTTGTTACCGCAAATTAATCTAACAGCAAACTACGATATCAACCGTGGTGATCGCAGTGATATGAGCAATGACAACAACCAATGGGGTGTTGGCATTGGGTTTAGTCAAGAGCTATACCAACGTTCTTCATGGATCACTCTAGACACGGCAGAGAAAACAGCTCGTCAATCCGATTCAGCATATGCGGCAGAGCAACAAGCGTTGATTCTGCGTACAGCGACAGCTTACTTCGACGTACTTCGTGCTCAAGACAACCTAGAGTTTGTTCGCGCCGAAAAAGCAGCCGTTGCTCGTCAGCTTGAGCAAACTAAGCAACGTTTTGAAGTAGGTCTTTCTGCAATTACCGATGTACATGATGCGCAAGCTCAGTACGATGGCGTTTTAGCAGATGAAGTATTAGCAGAGAACACACTGACTAATAGCTACGAAGGTCTACGTGAAATCACAGGCCAAGAGCACTCTCAGCTAAGCATCCTAGATACTGACCGCTTCTCAGCGAGCAAATCTTCAGAATCAGCTGCAGCACTTGTTGAACAAGCAGAGCAAAAGAACCTTAGTCTACTTGCTGCTCGTATCTCTCAAGACGTAGCAAAAGACAACATCTCTCTTGCAAGCTCTGGTCACCTTCCAAGCCTAACGTTAGATGGTAGTTATGGCCTTTCAGAGCAAACTGACAGCTCTAACAGCCAAAACGATTATGATGCAGATAACCTGAACATTGGTTTGAACTTAGTTGTGCCTCTATACACGGGTGGTAACACGACCTCTTTGACTAAACAGGCTGAATACAACTACGTTGCAGCAAGTGAAGATCTAGAAGCGACTTACCGTAGCGTTGTGAAAGACGTACGTGCATTCAACAACAACATCAGTGCTTCGATTGGTGCTCTGCGCGCTTACGAACAATCTGTTGTTTCTGCTCAGTCTGCTCTTGAAGCAACTGAAGCGGGTTTTGATGTTGGTACTCGTACTATCGTTGACGTACTAGATTCAACTCGTCGTCTATACGATGCGAACAAAAACCTTTCAGACGCTCGTTACAACTACATCCTAAGTGTCCTTCAGCTTCGTCAAGCGGTTGGTACGCTAAGCGAGCAAGACATCGTTGATGTAAACGCAGGCCTAAAAGTCGCAAGCAAGTAA
- the nudF gene encoding ADP-ribose diphosphatase, whose translation MQQSDNQRHEFTPQDVEIVSKETLFRGFFKMVKYTFKHKLFEGGWSQPIEREMFERGHAAALLPYDPVRDEVVIVEQIRVGALEHENPWQYEIVAGIIDTDESPQDVACREAMEEAGVEVGSVLPITSYYPSSGGCSEKLEVFVGCVDATTAKGVHGLDYEGEDIRVQVMSRETAYQLVKEGVFENGATIIALQWLQLNYQELQSEWID comes from the coding sequence ATGCAACAGTCTGACAATCAACGACATGAGTTTACTCCGCAAGATGTGGAAATAGTCTCAAAAGAGACGCTGTTTCGTGGTTTTTTTAAAATGGTTAAGTACACATTCAAGCATAAGCTGTTTGAGGGAGGCTGGAGCCAACCAATAGAGCGCGAAATGTTTGAACGTGGTCATGCGGCCGCTTTGTTACCTTATGATCCCGTTCGTGACGAAGTCGTGATCGTCGAACAGATTCGAGTTGGCGCTTTAGAGCATGAAAATCCGTGGCAATACGAAATTGTTGCTGGGATTATTGATACCGATGAGTCACCACAAGATGTTGCTTGTCGTGAAGCAATGGAAGAAGCTGGAGTCGAAGTCGGATCTGTATTGCCTATTACTTCGTATTACCCTTCATCTGGCGGTTGCTCAGAAAAACTCGAGGTCTTTGTTGGCTGTGTTGATGCAACGACAGCTAAAGGGGTACACGGGTTGGACTACGAAGGTGAGGACATTCGAGTACAAGTGATGAGTCGCGAGACCGCTTATCAGTTGGTAAAAGAGGGTGTGTTTGAAAATGGAGCCACGATCATTGCTCTGCAGTGGCTACAATTGAACTACCAAGAATTACAGTCAGAGTGGATAGATTAA
- a CDS encoding DUF1249 family protein, with protein sequence MPNIAVKKPYHVDLAELMRVYETNYAKLNALLPVGHEVGDVRCYQAVNMVYQLTVNEVTKYTTLIDICQSDAMPVFPLPKMSVRLYHDARVAEVCASGDFSRVKAKYDYPNTKLLQKDEKFQLNKFLGEWLTFCLKTGISRTPIAF encoded by the coding sequence ATGCCAAATATAGCGGTTAAAAAACCGTATCATGTTGATCTTGCTGAATTGATGCGAGTTTACGAGACTAACTATGCCAAACTTAACGCTTTGTTACCGGTTGGGCATGAGGTTGGTGACGTGCGCTGTTACCAAGCCGTTAATATGGTGTATCAATTGACAGTGAATGAGGTCACAAAATACACCACATTAATAGATATATGTCAGAGTGACGCGATGCCAGTGTTTCCTTTGCCAAAAATGTCTGTCAGGCTATATCACGATGCTCGAGTTGCAGAAGTGTGCGCTAGCGGGGATTTTTCACGAGTCAAAGCGAAATATGACTATCCCAACACTAAGCTTCTTCAAAAGGACGAGAAATTTCAATTGAATAAATTTCTTGGAGAATGGTTAACGTTTTGTTTAAAAACGGGTATCAGCCGAACTCCAATTGCCTTTTAA
- the cpdA gene encoding 3',5'-cyclic-AMP phosphodiesterase has translation MELSHTSKFDESTIKLVQLTDTHLFAPSNGSLLSINTQDSFRAVVDGIVSQDFDYEAILATGDISQDHSAESYQKFESGIQPLEKPCYWLPGNHDFKPNMGSVLPSPQIQCVEHVLLGDNWQMVMLDSQVVGVPHGRLSDQQLDLLEQKLTEFPERNALVLLHHHPLLVGSAWLDQHNLKDADQFWDVVQQHTNVKAVLCGHVHQDMNRDHHGVQVMATPSTCVQFKPNSDDFAVDTLSPGWREIELHQDGTVSTQVRRLPHGQFLPDFEAAGY, from the coding sequence TTGGAATTATCACACACTTCAAAATTTGATGAGAGCACTATTAAGCTTGTGCAGCTAACGGACACGCATTTGTTTGCGCCGAGCAATGGCAGCTTATTAAGCATCAACACTCAAGATAGCTTTCGTGCTGTAGTCGATGGCATTGTTAGCCAGGACTTCGATTATGAAGCGATCTTGGCTACTGGTGATATCTCTCAAGATCACAGTGCAGAGTCGTACCAGAAATTTGAGTCAGGGATTCAACCTTTGGAAAAGCCGTGTTATTGGCTGCCAGGAAACCATGACTTTAAACCTAATATGGGCAGTGTTTTACCATCACCACAAATACAGTGCGTTGAGCATGTATTGCTAGGCGATAACTGGCAGATGGTGATGCTGGATTCTCAAGTGGTTGGTGTACCTCATGGGCGTCTCAGTGATCAACAGCTTGATCTACTTGAACAAAAGCTGACGGAATTCCCTGAACGCAATGCCTTGGTTCTATTACACCACCACCCGCTATTGGTTGGTAGTGCATGGTTGGATCAACATAACCTGAAAGACGCAGACCAATTTTGGGACGTGGTTCAACAGCATACTAATGTGAAAGCAGTGCTGTGTGGTCATGTTCATCAAGACATGAACCGAGATCATCATGGTGTACAAGTCATGGCAACACCGTCGACTTGCGTGCAATTCAAACCGAATTCAGATGACTTTGCCGTCGATACTTTGTCTCCTGGTTGGAGAGAGATCGAATTGCATCAAGATGGTACGGTCAGTACGCAAGTTCGCCGTCTGCCTCATGGGCAGTTTTTACCTGACTTCGAAGCCGCTGGTTATTGA
- the yqiA gene encoding esterase YqiA gives MSGSEQQQTTKPSLLLYIHGFNSSSRSHKATVMAEYCAQHRADIKVVTPQLPSFPQQAALHLQQLVEQYKDQYQIALVGSSLGGYLSTWLNSHYGFKAVVVNPAVKPYELLADYLGEQVNPYTDERYVLETKHIDELKALEVPAIVKPSDFWLLQQTEDEVLDYRQAVEKYQGATQTVEEGGDHSFVDFERYPQQIVTFLNL, from the coding sequence ATGTCTGGTTCTGAACAGCAACAAACCACTAAGCCATCATTGCTTCTCTATATTCATGGTTTTAACAGTTCATCACGTTCTCATAAAGCGACAGTGATGGCTGAGTACTGTGCTCAACATCGCGCTGATATTAAAGTTGTGACGCCTCAACTGCCGAGTTTCCCTCAGCAAGCCGCTCTGCATTTACAGCAGCTGGTGGAGCAATATAAAGATCAATATCAGATCGCGTTAGTCGGTAGCTCGCTGGGTGGTTATCTTTCAACATGGTTAAATAGTCACTATGGTTTCAAGGCGGTGGTTGTAAACCCAGCCGTAAAGCCGTATGAGCTTCTTGCTGATTATTTAGGTGAGCAAGTCAACCCATATACCGATGAACGATATGTGCTGGAAACAAAGCATATCGATGAACTGAAGGCATTAGAGGTTCCGGCTATCGTTAAGCCGAGTGACTTCTGGTTACTTCAGCAAACGGAAGACGAAGTTCTGGATTACCGACAAGCGGTAGAGAAGTACCAAGGTGCGACACAGACAGTAGAAGAGGGTGGGGATCATAGCTTTGTTGATTTTGAACGCTACCCCCAACAAATCGTCACTTTTCTAAACCTTTAA
- the parE gene encoding DNA topoisomerase IV subunit B yields MTEQYNAKDLEVLEGLDPVRHRPGMYTETERPNHLAQEVIDNSVDEALAGHAKKIKVVLHADQSLEVTDDGRGMPVDIHPEKGISGVELILTKLHSGGKFSNNNYKFSGGLHGVGISVVNALSKRVEVTVRREGQVHEIALEGGHAVTELTVTGTCGHRNSGTSVHFWPDPKYFDSPKFSTLRLINNLRAKAVLCPGLEITFIDKVGGEEHKWFYEDGLKDYLAEGVKGYTLLPEEPYVGEFVAETEMANWAIIWQPEGGDMITESYVNLVPTKQGGTHVNGLRQGLLDAMREFCEFRNLLPRGVKLTGDDIFDRCSYVLSVKMQDPQFAGQTKERLSSRQTAAFVSGVVKDAFSLWLNEKPQLAEQLAEACIANAHRRMRASKKVVRKKIASGPALPGKLTDCSVQDLSRTEIFFVEGDSAGGSAKQARDREFQAVMPLRGKILNTWEVSADQVLASQEVHDISVALGIDPDNDDLSGLRYGKICILADADSDGLHIATLLCALFTRHFHALVEAGHIYVAMPPLYRIDCGKEVFYALDDAEKDGVLERLSQKKAKINVQRFKGLGEMNPLQLRETTMDPNTRRLVQLTIDDSEATNEMMDMLLGKKRADDRRTWLQTNGDMAEV; encoded by the coding sequence ATGACTGAACAATATAATGCAAAAGACCTCGAGGTACTTGAAGGTCTCGATCCTGTGCGACACCGCCCAGGAATGTATACTGAGACAGAAAGACCTAACCACCTTGCCCAAGAAGTCATTGATAACTCGGTCGATGAAGCACTAGCGGGACACGCTAAGAAGATCAAAGTGGTGCTTCACGCAGACCAATCGTTAGAAGTTACCGATGACGGCCGTGGTATGCCTGTCGATATCCACCCTGAAAAAGGGATCTCAGGTGTTGAGCTGATTTTAACTAAGCTCCACTCTGGCGGTAAATTCTCGAACAATAATTACAAGTTCTCTGGTGGTCTGCACGGTGTAGGTATCTCGGTCGTCAACGCGCTGTCAAAACGTGTTGAAGTGACTGTACGCCGAGAAGGTCAGGTTCACGAGATTGCACTTGAAGGCGGTCATGCCGTAACAGAACTTACTGTAACAGGCACTTGTGGTCATCGTAACAGTGGTACATCAGTACATTTCTGGCCTGATCCTAAGTATTTCGATAGCCCTAAATTCTCGACACTTCGTCTTATCAACAACCTACGAGCAAAAGCAGTTCTTTGCCCAGGTTTAGAAATCACTTTTATCGACAAAGTCGGTGGTGAAGAACATAAATGGTTCTATGAAGATGGTCTAAAAGACTATCTTGCTGAAGGCGTGAAAGGCTACACCTTGCTGCCTGAAGAACCTTATGTTGGCGAATTCGTTGCTGAAACAGAAATGGCGAACTGGGCGATCATTTGGCAGCCAGAAGGCGGTGATATGATCACCGAAAGTTACGTGAACTTAGTACCGACTAAACAAGGTGGTACACACGTAAACGGTCTACGCCAAGGCCTGCTTGATGCAATGCGCGAATTCTGTGAATTCCGTAACCTCCTGCCTCGTGGTGTTAAACTAACGGGTGACGATATCTTCGATCGCTGTTCTTACGTGCTATCGGTGAAGATGCAAGATCCGCAGTTTGCTGGTCAAACAAAAGAGCGCCTTTCTTCGCGTCAAACCGCTGCGTTTGTTTCTGGTGTGGTAAAAGATGCGTTTAGCCTGTGGTTGAACGAAAAGCCTCAACTGGCAGAACAGTTGGCAGAAGCTTGTATTGCGAATGCCCACCGCCGTATGCGCGCAAGCAAAAAGGTTGTGCGTAAGAAAATCGCTTCAGGGCCTGCACTGCCGGGTAAGTTAACTGACTGTTCAGTTCAAGATTTAAGCCGTACTGAAATCTTCTTCGTGGAAGGGGACTCGGCAGGTGGTTCAGCTAAACAAGCTCGTGATCGTGAGTTCCAAGCGGTGATGCCACTGCGTGGTAAGATTCTAAATACATGGGAAGTGTCAGCAGACCAAGTATTGGCTTCGCAAGAAGTGCACGACATCTCGGTAGCTCTGGGTATCGACCCGGACAACGATGATTTATCTGGCCTGCGTTACGGTAAGATCTGTATTCTTGCCGATGCGGACTCGGATGGTCTTCATATCGCGACACTGCTATGTGCCTTGTTTACTCGTCATTTCCATGCTTTGGTTGAAGCGGGTCATATCTATGTGGCAATGCCTCCTCTGTATCGTATCGATTGCGGTAAAGAAGTGTTCTACGCACTCGATGATGCGGAGAAAGATGGTGTGCTTGAGCGTCTATCGCAGAAGAAAGCCAAGATCAACGTGCAACGATTCAAAGGTCTGGGTGAAATGAACCCACTTCAGTTGCGTGAAACCACTATGGATCCAAACACTCGTCGCCTTGTTCAGTTAACGATTGATGACAGCGAAGCGACCAATGAGATGATGGACATGCTGCTTGGTAAGAAACGCGCTGATGATCGCCGTACATGGCTACAAACTAACGGTGATATGGCCGAGGTATAA